In Bactrocera oleae isolate idBacOlea1 chromosome 3, idBacOlea1, whole genome shotgun sequence, a genomic segment contains:
- the lace gene encoding serine palmitoyltransferase 2, whose translation MGNLYGENSGVVQEHQQNSDFVNYLNKMQGNLVPDMLSCDNGDLRARKNGLKANETEAVPINGCLKTCSTNSTTCHQAKDKLCLKSSQPLLTPAKKLKEMAAEHTSKTSFEEVPLHTACLTYLGFYLLMILGYINQLLFVPKVAKEENREGYVTLYDAFESFYSRYVYRRVRDCWNRPICSVPGDEVTLKDRVTKDYGWSFQFTGTETRCLNLGSYNYLGFADAKGPCAEQSEKTARDMGLAMTSPRVELGTTQLHLDLERLTARYLGVEDAIVFGMGFATNALNLPSLISPGCLVLSDEKNHASIILGLRLSGATTKVFKHNNMRDLERVLRYNVVHGNTKASGQPWKKILILVEGVFSMEGSIVRLPEIIALKKKYKAYLYLDEAHSIGAMGPNGGGAVDYFGVNPKDVDILMGTFTKSFGSAGGYIAGSKLLIDFLRTNSHAHCYASSMSPPIAQQIYTSLSMIMGIDGTNTGRQKINQLARNTRYFRRRLAQMGVITYGHEDSPVVPMLVYLFSKIGAVVRTLTTRHIAVVGVGFPATPIMEGRIRYCLSAAHTKEQLDYALDVINEISDSLGLKYSRKPRDPNPIEY comes from the exons ATGGGTAACTTATATGGTGAGAACAGTGGAGTTGTTCAAGAACACCAGCAAAATAGTGATTTTGTTAATTATCTTAACAAAATGCAAGGAAACTTAGTGCCGGATATGCTTAGCTGTGATAATGGAGATCTTCGTGCACGTAAAAATGGGCTCAAGGCTAATGAGACAGAAGCGGTACCAATTAATGGTTGCCTAAAG acTTGCTCCACTAACTCCACGACCTGTCATCAAGCGAAAGATAAATTATGCCTTAAAAGCAGTCAACCGTTGCTCACGCCAGCAAAAAAGCTAAAAGAAATGGCTGCGGAGCATACCAGCAAAACATCATTCGAGGAAGTACCGCTCCATACTGCCTGCCTCACATATCTTGGCTTCTATTTGCTTATGATACTCGGCTATATAAACCAGTTGCTTTTCGTGCCGAAGGTCGCAAAAGAAGAAAATCGTGAAGGCTACGTAACACTCTATGATGCCTTTGAGAGTTTCTACTCTCGTTATGTATATCGACGTGTGCGCGATTGTTGGAATCGTCCCATATGTAGTGTACCTGGTGATGAGGTGACACTGAAGGATCGTGTAACGAAGGATTATGGATGGAGTTTTCAGTTTACTGGTACTGAGACACGGTGTTTAAACTTGGGTTCATACAACTATTTGGGTTTTGCCGATGCCAAAGGTCCCTGCGCGGAGCAATCTGAAAAGACCGCACGCGACATGGGTTTAGCTATGACTTCGCCACGTGTAGAGTTGGGTACAACACAACTGCATTTGGATTTGGAACGTTTGACCGCACGATATTTGGGTGTAGAAGATGCGATCGTATTTGGCATGGGATTTGCCACAAATGCGCTCAATTTACCGTCACTCATTTCGCCGGGTTGTTTGGTCTTAAGCGATGAAAAGAATCACGCTTCGATTATTTTAGGTTTGCGGCTGTCTGGCGCTACTACCAAAGTGTTTAAGCATAATAATATGCGGGATTTGGAACGTGTATTGCGCTACAATGTAGTGCATGGCAATACAAAAGCAAGTGGTCAACCATGGAAGAAGATCTTAATTTTGGTGGAAGGTGTTTTCAGTATGGAGGGTTCCATTGTGCGCTTACCAGAGATTATTGCTTTGAAGAAAAAGTACAAAGCTTACTTGTATTTGGATGAAGCTCACAGCATTGGTGCAATGGGTCCGAATGGTGGTGGTGCCGTAGATTATTTCGGCGTGAACCCTAAAGATGTCGACATATTGATGGGTACTTTCACGAAGAGTTTCGGTAGTGCTGGGGGCTATATTGCCGGTTCAAAG CTTTTAATCGACTTTTTGCGCACAAATAGTCATGCACATTGCTATGCTAGTAGCATGTCGCCGCCCATTGCCCAGCAAATCTACACTTCGTTGAGTATGATAATGGGAATTGATGGCACCAATACCGGGCGTCAAAAGATTAATCAGCTGGCGCGTAATACACGCTATTTCCGTCGGCGTTTAGCACAAATGGGTGTAATTACCTACGGGCATGAGGATTCGCCGGTAGTGCCCATGTTGGTTTACTTGTTTTCAAAAATCGG TGCCGTTGTGCGCACATTGACAACACGCCATATCGCTGTTGTGGGTGTTGGTTTTCCGGCGACGCCAATCATGGAGGGGCGTATACGCTACTGCCTATCGGCAGCACATACCAAAGAACAATTAGACTATGCACTAGATGTCATCAATGAGATCAGTGATTCACTAGGCTTAAAGTACTCGCGGAAACCTCGCGATCCCAATCCAATTGAGTATTGA